The proteins below are encoded in one region of Sulfitobacter sp. SK012:
- the efp gene encoding elongation factor P yields the protein MPKINGNEIRPGNVLEHNGGLWAAVKVDHVKPGKGGAFAQVEMRNLRNGSKLNERFRSADKVEKVRLEQKDQQFLYEDSGMLVVMDTQTYEQVQLDAELLGERRPFLQDGMMIVVEYHEDEALNARLPQKVTCKIVETEPVVKGQTAANSFKPAVLDNGFKVMVPPFVGQDEDIIVNTETMEYSERA from the coding sequence ATGCCTAAGATTAACGGAAACGAGATACGCCCCGGTAACGTGCTGGAGCATAATGGCGGTTTGTGGGCGGCGGTGAAGGTCGACCATGTAAAGCCCGGAAAAGGCGGCGCTTTTGCGCAGGTCGAGATGCGCAATTTGCGCAACGGCTCCAAGTTGAACGAACGTTTCCGGTCTGCGGACAAGGTGGAAAAGGTTCGACTTGAACAAAAAGATCAGCAGTTTTTGTACGAAGACAGCGGCATGTTGGTTGTCATGGACACCCAAACCTACGAGCAGGTTCAGCTAGATGCGGAATTGTTGGGCGAACGGCGTCCATTTTTGCAAGACGGTATGATGATCGTGGTCGAATATCATGAAGATGAAGCGTTGAATGCGCGGTTGCCGCAAAAGGTCACCTGCAAAATCGTCGAAACCGAGCCTGTGGTTAAAGGCCAGACAGCGGCCAACAGCTTCAAGCCTGCGGTCCTCGACAATGGTTTCAAGGTAATGGTGCCGCCCTTCGTGGGGCAGGACGAAGACATTATCGTCAACACCGAAACGATGGAATATTCAGAGCGGGCCTGA
- a CDS encoding TolC family outer membrane protein, whose translation MKVMNVRKQIGRAIAAGTICVGLAVPAQADTLADALVGAYTHSGLLDQNRALLRAADEDVAIANSALKPIISWSADITQTFGRSRSAVSVLGRQNINNTEASISLIADLLVYDFGATAFGIEATKETVLATRDTLLAIEQDVLLRAVAAFMGVIEAYEFVELADNNQRVLAEELRAAQNRFEVGEVTRTDVALAEAQLASARSNQANAKGNLQISIEEYRNVVGRKPGRLSALPRLPNLGGDVEAAKGIAVRFHPSLRAVQHQVAAAELRIRQAEANMKPTIGLEGRLSVIETLDTDAYQNQGVVGLNIGGPIYRGGLLSAQVRQATANRDAQRGNLHRVRHDIQQGVGQSYAQLDSARASLAATAEQIRAARIAFQGVREEATLGARTTLDVLDAEQSLLDAEAARISAQSQLYISAYSVLSSKGQLTARDLGLPVQIYDPAEYYNLVKDSPTNRSKQGQQLDRVLRKLQKN comes from the coding sequence ATGAAAGTGATGAACGTTCGAAAACAGATCGGCAGGGCCATTGCCGCAGGCACAATATGTGTCGGGCTGGCCGTGCCTGCGCAGGCGGATACGCTCGCAGATGCGTTGGTTGGTGCTTACACGCATTCGGGCCTATTGGACCAAAACCGCGCATTGCTCAGAGCTGCAGATGAAGATGTTGCAATTGCTAACTCCGCGCTGAAACCGATCATCAGCTGGTCTGCAGATATAACGCAGACCTTCGGGAGGTCGCGCTCTGCGGTATCCGTTTTGGGCCGGCAGAACATCAATAACACAGAGGCGTCGATCTCGTTGATCGCGGACCTACTGGTGTATGATTTTGGTGCGACAGCTTTCGGAATTGAAGCCACCAAAGAAACTGTGTTGGCCACGCGTGATACACTGCTTGCGATTGAGCAAGATGTGCTGTTGCGGGCTGTTGCAGCCTTTATGGGTGTCATTGAGGCGTATGAATTCGTTGAGCTGGCGGACAATAACCAGCGCGTGTTAGCCGAGGAACTCCGCGCAGCCCAAAACCGTTTTGAGGTCGGCGAAGTGACCCGGACCGATGTCGCATTGGCTGAGGCGCAACTGGCATCTGCGCGTAGCAATCAGGCGAATGCAAAAGGTAACCTTCAGATCTCAATCGAGGAATACCGCAATGTGGTAGGCCGCAAGCCTGGCCGTTTGTCTGCTTTGCCAAGGCTGCCAAATCTAGGCGGTGATGTGGAAGCAGCTAAGGGGATCGCGGTGCGTTTCCATCCCAGCCTTCGCGCGGTTCAGCATCAGGTTGCCGCGGCTGAGCTGCGGATCAGGCAGGCCGAAGCGAACATGAAGCCGACGATAGGTTTGGAAGGCCGATTGTCAGTCATTGAGACCCTAGATACCGATGCTTATCAAAACCAAGGTGTGGTCGGCCTTAACATTGGTGGGCCGATTTACCGAGGCGGCTTGTTGTCTGCGCAGGTGCGCCAAGCGACGGCAAACCGCGATGCTCAGCGTGGAAATCTTCACCGCGTACGCCACGATATTCAACAAGGCGTTGGCCAATCTTATGCACAACTGGATTCTGCACGGGCGTCTCTAGCCGCGACCGCGGAACAAATTCGCGCTGCACGCATCGCATTCCAAGGTGTCCGCGAAGAAGCGACGTTAGGTGCACGTACCACACTTGATGTGCTCGACGCAGAGCAGTCACTTTTGGATGCGGAAGCCGCGCGCATTTCCGCGCAGAGCCAGCTTTATATCTCGGCCTATTCGGTGCTTTCTTCGAAGGGTCAGTTGACTGCCCGTGATCTGGGTTTGCCAGTGCAGATTTATGACCCCGCTGAATATTATAACCTTGTCAAAGACAGCCCCACGAACCGGAGCAAACAAGGACAACAGCTGGACCGTGTGCTGCGTAAATTGCAGAAAAACTAA
- a CDS encoding protein-L-isoaspartate O-methyltransferase family protein encodes MTDFAARRTVMVDTQVRPSDVTKFPIIDAMLHVAREDFVPARQREAAYVGENINLGQGRVVLEPRTLAKMLDVLAIDGSELVLDVGCAMGYSAAVIARMAEAVIAVEEDEAMAHEAQDALVAAGADNAMLHVGPLAAGAAQHGPYDVILVQGGVAKMPAALSDQLKEGGRIACIFMEGALGEVRVGYKRDGEISWRRAFNAGAPVLDGFLKEIEFEF; translated from the coding sequence ATGACAGACTTTGCCGCCCGCAGGACCGTGATGGTCGACACGCAAGTGCGCCCATCGGACGTGACCAAATTTCCGATTATTGACGCCATGTTACATGTCGCACGCGAAGATTTCGTGCCAGCGCGCCAACGCGAGGCCGCTTATGTTGGTGAGAACATCAATCTTGGTCAGGGGCGGGTGGTTCTTGAGCCGCGGACGCTGGCCAAAATGCTAGACGTATTGGCGATTGATGGCAGCGAACTGGTGCTCGATGTGGGGTGCGCGATGGGGTATTCTGCAGCTGTTATCGCGCGGATGGCCGAAGCCGTGATTGCTGTCGAAGAGGACGAGGCCATGGCGCATGAGGCGCAGGACGCCCTGGTGGCAGCCGGAGCTGACAATGCGATGTTACATGTGGGACCTTTGGCTGCAGGAGCTGCACAGCATGGACCCTACGACGTGATCCTTGTGCAAGGTGGCGTCGCGAAAATGCCGGCCGCTTTGAGTGATCAATTGAAAGAAGGCGGGCGCATTGCGTGTATCTTTATGGAAGGTGCGCTGGGCGAAGTGCGTGTGGGCTACAAGCGTGATGGTGAAATAAGCTGGCGCAGGGCATTTAATGCAGGCGCTCCAGTATTGGACGGATTTTTGAAAGAAATTGAATTCGAGTTCTGA
- a CDS encoding DUF6280 family protein: MKDFVDGTAFNNEQGNRARKLFAAVVLAALDDAIADDKKYGNGPEQIARWARSRDGREVLSCAGIDPNERVVSGLMDFVGKGVRTSVALSREESERRNAAQQAEAA; encoded by the coding sequence ATGAAAGATTTCGTTGACGGCACAGCCTTTAATAACGAGCAAGGTAACCGTGCCCGCAAACTTTTCGCAGCTGTCGTACTGGCTGCACTGGACGATGCAATTGCTGACGATAAAAAATATGGCAACGGCCCGGAACAGATCGCCCGCTGGGCTCGCTCGCGCGATGGCCGCGAAGTGTTGAGCTGTGCAGGTATCGACCCCAATGAGCGTGTTGTAAGCGGTCTCATGGACTTTGTTGGAAAAGGCGTGCGGACTTCCGTTGCCCTGTCCCGCGAAGAATCAGAGCGTCGCAATGCGGCACAGCAGGCCGAAGCGGCATAA
- a CDS encoding histidine phosphatase family protein, with protein MNEGETRTLLLMRHGPTQWNLEHRYNSRTDISLVLGESPNLAMHASVIKKFDVKRIISSPAKRAVETANFVREVQEFLPNRCNVWPELHEVDFGNFEGNTKIELKKSDLAPQYENWMNSDKTAAIPPSGESWDSVLSRINATFQRVQSLDENLILVSHGYFIRCLVSFAVGVRPSKGVRMISTENYGLFRLKFSAGSKPKLASPLIV; from the coding sequence GTGAATGAAGGTGAAACTAGAACCCTTCTACTGATGCGTCATGGTCCTACTCAATGGAACTTGGAGCACAGATATAACTCGCGAACTGATATCTCATTGGTGCTGGGGGAGAGCCCTAACCTTGCTATGCACGCATCAGTTATTAAAAAATTTGATGTAAAACGAATAATTTCCAGCCCGGCCAAGAGAGCCGTTGAGACAGCTAATTTTGTGAGAGAAGTTCAAGAGTTTCTCCCCAATCGTTGTAATGTTTGGCCCGAATTGCATGAGGTGGATTTCGGTAACTTTGAAGGTAATACAAAGATAGAGCTAAAAAAATCTGACCTGGCCCCCCAATATGAAAATTGGATGAATAGCGATAAAACTGCTGCAATTCCACCAAGCGGCGAGAGTTGGGACTCAGTGTTGAGTAGGATAAACGCAACCTTTCAAAGGGTTCAATCTTTGGACGAAAATTTGATTTTGGTTTCGCATGGTTATTTTATTCGCTGTTTGGTTTCCTTTGCGGTTGGTGTTCGCCCTTCAAAAGGGGTGAGAATGATCAGTACAGAGAATTATGGCTTGTTTCGCCTAAAGTTTAGCGCCGGATCCAAACCCAAGTTGGCAAGCCCATTGATCGTCTAA
- a CDS encoding cobyric acid synthase yields the protein MTKAIMIQGTGSNVGKSMIVAGILRALTRRSLNVRPFKSQNMSNNAAVTSDGGEIGRAQALQARAAGVAPHTDMNPILLKPQTSTGAQVIVQGQVAGHQEAAAFGENKSTLMPAVLQSFARLAKTCDLIVVEGAGSPAETNLRRGDIANMGFARAAGVPVILMGDIDRGGVIAQIVGTKTVLDAADNDLIKAFSVNKFRGDRSLFDAGRDDIAARTGWPSLGVIPWFEGAHRLPAEDVMDLPARARSGGKGCIIAVPQLPRISNFDDLDPLAAEPAVDLRMIPPGTPIPGDADLVLLTGSKATIADLAALRANGWDIDIAAHIRRGGAVMGLCGGYQMLGRSISDPHGIEGPASHVEGLGHLNVETVLAPTKHLSLKSGTHIVSGTAVSGYEIHMGETQGPDTHTPWLSFESMAEGAANRSGKVLGCYLHGIFASDAFRATYLATLGASSTTLFEDQVEETLDALADHIERYFDLDHMLTLAAEVKA from the coding sequence ATGACAAAAGCGATCATGATACAGGGTACCGGCAGCAATGTCGGCAAATCTATGATCGTGGCCGGGATCTTGCGGGCTCTCACCCGGCGCAGCCTGAACGTGCGGCCATTCAAATCGCAGAACATGTCAAACAATGCGGCTGTCACATCTGATGGTGGCGAAATCGGCCGTGCTCAGGCCTTGCAAGCCCGCGCTGCGGGCGTTGCCCCCCATACCGACATGAATCCAATCCTGCTAAAGCCGCAGACATCAACGGGGGCACAGGTCATCGTGCAAGGCCAGGTTGCTGGCCATCAAGAGGCCGCCGCCTTTGGTGAGAACAAGTCCACCTTGATGCCCGCCGTGCTGCAAAGCTTTGCCCGGTTGGCCAAAACATGTGATCTGATCGTGGTCGAAGGGGCTGGTAGCCCGGCGGAAACCAACCTAAGGCGCGGCGATATCGCCAACATGGGCTTCGCGCGCGCGGCAGGTGTCCCTGTTATTTTGATGGGCGACATCGACAGGGGCGGTGTGATTGCCCAGATCGTGGGCACCAAAACTGTATTAGACGCCGCCGACAACGATCTCATAAAAGCGTTTTCTGTCAATAAATTCCGCGGCGATCGCAGTTTGTTTGACGCTGGCCGCGACGATATCGCGGCGCGCACTGGCTGGCCTTCATTGGGGGTCATCCCTTGGTTTGAAGGTGCGCACCGCCTGCCAGCAGAAGATGTGATGGACCTGCCCGCGCGCGCGCGTTCAGGGGGTAAAGGGTGTATCATCGCCGTTCCGCAACTGCCCCGCATCTCAAACTTCGACGATCTTGATCCATTGGCGGCAGAGCCTGCTGTTGATTTGCGCATGATCCCGCCCGGCACACCGATCCCCGGCGACGCTGATCTGGTCCTGCTGACCGGTAGCAAAGCCACAATCGCCGATCTTGCCGCGCTGCGCGCAAATGGTTGGGACATAGACATCGCCGCTCATATTCGCCGGGGCGGTGCTGTTATGGGGCTATGTGGCGGCTATCAAATGTTGGGTCGTAGCATTAGCGATCCGCACGGTATCGAAGGCCCTGCATCACATGTTGAAGGCCTTGGCCACCTTAACGTTGAAACGGTGCTGGCGCCAACGAAACACCTGTCACTCAAATCTGGCACACATATCGTCAGTGGCACGGCCGTATCGGGGTATGAAATCCATATGGGCGAAACGCAAGGACCTGATACACATACGCCTTGGCTGAGCTTTGAAAGCATGGCGGAAGGTGCTGCAAACCGCAGCGGCAAGGTTTTAGGCTGCTATCTGCATGGAATTTTTGCCTCGGACGCCTTTCGCGCAACGTATCTTGCAACGCTAGGAGCGTCTTCAACGACACTGTTCGAAGATCAAGTTGAAGAAACGTTGGACGCACTGGCCGATCACATTGAACGCTATTTCGACCTTGATCACATGCTAACACTGGCCGCTGAGGTCAAAGCCTAG
- a CDS encoding restriction endonuclease subunit S — protein MDKRSLSERDICTKLVTPALRGAGWDEINQIREEVSFTKGRIIVRGKLVSRGRGKRADYILSVKPNIPIAIIEAKVNTQAIGAGLQQGLEYAETHLPLGWVWARLGDLSEFVTSGSRDWAKHYANEGAIFVRMGNLSKNHYQLRLDHIQRVNAPAGGEGSRTSLEGGDVLISITGDVGMLGLIPDDFGEAYINQHIAMVRPMSGMKGRYLPELFRSPFAQDQFNAPQRGIKNSFRLTDVTQFVVPLPPLAEQHRIVAKVDALMAVCDQLEASLTATATTRSKLLNALLGEALEPAKETSDA, from the coding sequence ATGGATAAACGATCACTTAGTGAGCGTGATATTTGCACAAAGCTGGTTACACCCGCACTTCGCGGGGCAGGCTGGGATGAAATCAACCAAATCCGGGAAGAGGTCAGCTTTACGAAGGGCAGAATTATCGTTCGCGGAAAGCTGGTCAGTCGAGGGAGGGGAAAACGCGCGGACTATATTCTTTCTGTAAAACCGAACATTCCGATCGCGATAATTGAGGCAAAAGTAAATACCCAAGCAATCGGCGCTGGGCTGCAACAGGGTTTGGAATACGCTGAAACCCATCTGCCCCTTGGCTGGGTCTGGGCTCGACTTGGAGACCTCAGCGAATTTGTAACAAGCGGCTCGCGAGACTGGGCTAAGCACTACGCAAATGAGGGTGCAATCTTTGTCCGAATGGGAAACCTGTCTAAAAACCACTATCAGCTCCGTCTCGACCACATACAGCGAGTGAACGCACCAGCTGGTGGCGAGGGTTCGCGCACGAGCTTGGAGGGCGGCGATGTCCTAATATCGATCACAGGCGATGTCGGTATGCTGGGCTTGATACCGGATGATTTCGGCGAGGCATACATCAACCAACACATCGCGATGGTTCGACCGATGAGTGGCATGAAAGGACGTTATCTACCTGAACTCTTTCGCTCTCCTTTTGCTCAGGATCAATTCAACGCGCCGCAAAGAGGTATCAAGAACAGTTTCCGGCTGACCGATGTGACGCAGTTCGTCGTTCCGCTCCCGCCCCTCGCCGAACAACACCGAATTGTCGCAAAGGTCGACGCCCTTATGGCCGTCTGCGATCAGTTGGAGGCCAGTCTCACGGCCACCGCGACCACCCGCAGTAAACTCCTCAACGCCCTCTTGGGCGAAGCACTGGAGCCAGCTAAAGAAACTTCTGACGCATGA
- a CDS encoding MBL fold metallo-hydrolase — protein MTEIHALHRFFPVGQGLFAAGSLAFSQSRPTGWRNAGARRIKGRSGQTEIVKNVYRWVYDCGSSTAKRLVTNAIADLKGDCEGEKIDLLTLSHFHNDHINGAVDLLNAIGAKTVMLPWAPLWHRLLIGFEQGIRAEDPEMLFFVDPVQYFEQEAGDGFDQVLFVMPSDGEGPPFPTEPTEAPEPPEGLDDPEKPSDQGDPVSYGDLEGAYGHLDRRVRMLRSGIAISVYDVWEFLPYNDPATKPNDPFGFAAKVESYRGSLLNGDEDEREAALKDLKALYKATFGRTAMNDVSLMLYGGAVGNWRGHFYCECLSHSLSEGCWCWQQHETTAAILLTGDGNLGSVSKWDTLERYLGRRRAIHASVFQVPHHGARANWYDGLAAAASPRMSIFCSDPNHSYGHPHAEVLRDFWKHLAVQVDQHSEFSMRFVLER, from the coding sequence ATGACCGAGATCCACGCCCTCCATCGGTTCTTTCCTGTCGGGCAGGGTCTGTTTGCCGCTGGTTCCTTGGCTTTTTCACAATCTAGACCAACAGGTTGGCGAAATGCTGGGGCCCGTAGAATTAAAGGACGTTCGGGTCAAACTGAGATCGTCAAAAATGTCTACCGCTGGGTTTATGACTGCGGCAGCAGTACGGCAAAGCGGCTGGTCACCAACGCTATTGCCGACCTGAAAGGCGACTGCGAAGGGGAGAAGATAGACCTTCTCACCCTTTCGCATTTCCACAATGACCACATTAACGGCGCGGTGGACCTGTTGAACGCCATCGGTGCCAAGACGGTCATGTTGCCATGGGCACCGCTCTGGCATCGTCTGCTCATCGGCTTTGAACAAGGTATTCGGGCAGAAGACCCCGAGATGCTGTTCTTTGTCGACCCGGTGCAATATTTCGAGCAAGAAGCGGGTGACGGGTTTGACCAGGTTTTGTTCGTCATGCCATCTGACGGTGAGGGGCCACCATTTCCCACCGAACCTACCGAAGCCCCTGAACCCCCCGAAGGCTTAGATGACCCTGAAAAGCCGTCTGACCAAGGCGATCCAGTTTCGTATGGCGATCTGGAGGGAGCATACGGCCACTTGGACCGTCGTGTCCGGATGCTCCGTTCCGGTATTGCCATTTCCGTCTATGACGTTTGGGAGTTTCTACCCTACAACGATCCAGCTACAAAACCTAACGACCCATTCGGGTTTGCGGCAAAGGTGGAATCCTATCGAGGTTCGCTGCTGAACGGCGACGAAGATGAACGAGAGGCTGCGCTCAAAGATCTGAAGGCTCTGTATAAGGCCACTTTTGGTCGCACCGCAATGAACGATGTCAGCCTTATGCTGTATGGCGGGGCGGTCGGTAACTGGCGCGGGCATTTTTATTGTGAATGCCTTAGCCATAGTCTCTCGGAGGGCTGTTGGTGCTGGCAACAGCACGAAACGACGGCGGCGATTTTGCTGACCGGTGACGGTAATCTTGGCTCCGTGTCGAAGTGGGACACGTTGGAGCGATACCTTGGTCGCCGCCGCGCGATTCATGCAAGCGTTTTTCAAGTGCCGCATCATGGCGCGCGAGCGAATTGGTATGACGGTCTGGCTGCTGCTGCGTCTCCGAGAATGAGCATTTTTTGTTCCGACCCCAATCACAGTTATGGCCACCCGCATGCTGAAGTCCTTCGTGATTTCTGGAAACATCTCGCTGTTCAAGTTGATCAGCATTCCGAGTTCTCAATGCGATTCGTCTTAGAGCGTTGA
- a CDS encoding NAD-dependent epimerase/dehydratase family protein, giving the protein MHKFLILVAGSSGDVGGVLTRALRLRQVAYFAMDRNDIKTLSSETGVQFFKDTLLARFGPRNYFVANCTGLNRFPDKSEGNFERTLSANVFVTQRLLILSRALGCPSFHLSTGDLDRKAVTSNENELLEELYASLDWHEALIDGASRGLSRANQRELNKSDHYSVSKMLMEKICHKFDGASFVRISNFFGVNIRRRGLIPRLIDARLRGSQISALNEKRNWSHEEELGPFLTSLCLGQMYSKNRCYWGYGSYDKTAEEIFEQVCLYLPTCYGTVNFAPGSIANTANIPRLWDQTEIMRGTEDKFDTQMRKVVRSARQLSNFTGQDCLIDGSELKKARYEGTAGGSIASKIRTPIRTMIKQASRGGYEGAGLAKIGAEINFYEALGEDRLNSLKELYPKVISSKISASEASLELAYIGKGKSISDIWNEQGRVLSSQTMSVVRCLFDRSYLKRLRCVELNEGYRLLDALYFDRAIDRLMNLGKLTSQFCLDPTFAKLIRNLSEGSDLIISGEPVENPIKLLRKIRCSEQLTSELSPRTVGPCGHGDLTILNMIYDDSQDRVLLIDPRGHVGEWDAAYDVGKLLFSLGGFAQIMCGRLQFQWDDDGSLHLEQPDRSLMKLREEVLELVSSHSSFSQIRLLERSAFLKRCLLSEATHFLADAGYRFFQGLDTTRTASVIARGAICLQELVKLLEEDSNESI; this is encoded by the coding sequence TTGCATAAGTTTCTAATCTTAGTGGCTGGAAGCAGCGGTGATGTAGGAGGCGTGCTCACTAGAGCATTGAGGCTGCGGCAAGTCGCGTACTTCGCCATGGATCGAAATGACATCAAAACTTTGTCTAGCGAGACTGGAGTCCAGTTTTTCAAAGACACGTTGCTAGCGCGATTCGGTCCTCGAAATTATTTTGTCGCTAACTGCACCGGGTTAAATCGATTCCCAGATAAATCTGAGGGAAATTTTGAGCGTACTCTTTCTGCCAATGTTTTTGTAACTCAACGGCTGCTCATACTTTCACGCGCACTAGGATGTCCAAGTTTCCACCTTTCGACTGGGGATCTTGACCGAAAGGCTGTTACTTCTAACGAAAATGAACTGCTGGAAGAATTGTATGCATCATTAGATTGGCATGAAGCGCTGATAGATGGAGCCAGCCGCGGTCTCTCCAGAGCAAATCAACGAGAACTAAACAAAAGCGACCATTACTCTGTTAGCAAAATGCTTATGGAGAAGATCTGCCATAAGTTTGATGGAGCGAGTTTTGTTCGAATTTCGAATTTTTTCGGTGTAAACATTAGAAGGCGGGGACTAATACCCAGGCTCATCGACGCAAGGTTGAGAGGCTCACAGATTTCTGCTCTGAACGAAAAACGAAATTGGTCGCATGAGGAAGAACTGGGCCCTTTTTTAACATCCCTTTGTCTAGGACAGATGTATTCAAAAAACAGGTGCTACTGGGGATACGGATCGTATGATAAGACTGCTGAGGAGATATTCGAGCAAGTCTGTTTGTACCTTCCAACCTGCTACGGAACAGTTAACTTCGCTCCTGGATCAATCGCCAATACCGCCAATATCCCGCGATTGTGGGACCAAACTGAGATTATGAGAGGGACTGAAGATAAATTCGATACCCAAATGAGAAAAGTCGTTCGAAGCGCCCGGCAGTTATCCAATTTTACGGGACAAGATTGTCTGATTGATGGAAGCGAACTTAAGAAAGCACGATATGAAGGAACCGCAGGAGGATCGATAGCGAGCAAGATTCGTACTCCCATTCGAACAATGATCAAACAAGCATCCAGAGGTGGATATGAAGGAGCAGGCTTAGCGAAAATAGGGGCTGAGATCAATTTCTATGAGGCATTGGGTGAAGACCGCCTCAATTCTCTGAAAGAACTATATCCAAAAGTTATATCTTCGAAGATTTCGGCATCAGAAGCGAGCCTTGAGCTTGCCTATATTGGTAAAGGCAAGTCAATATCTGACATTTGGAATGAGCAGGGGAGAGTCCTCAGCTCGCAAACCATGTCTGTTGTAAGATGCCTATTCGATCGAAGTTATTTGAAGCGACTACGCTGCGTTGAGCTAAATGAAGGGTATAGGCTTTTGGATGCGCTATATTTTGATCGCGCAATTGACCGATTGATGAACTTAGGAAAGCTGACATCTCAATTCTGTCTAGATCCTACATTCGCTAAACTCATCCGAAACTTGAGTGAGGGTTCAGATTTAATCATCTCAGGTGAGCCAGTTGAAAACCCAATTAAATTGCTTCGCAAAATTCGCTGCAGCGAGCAGCTAACCAGCGAACTCTCACCGCGCACGGTCGGTCCATGCGGTCACGGCGACCTGACAATTCTAAACATGATATATGATGATAGTCAGGATCGCGTGTTATTGATCGACCCAAGGGGGCATGTCGGGGAATGGGACGCTGCATACGATGTTGGAAAGCTGCTTTTCTCACTTGGTGGGTTTGCTCAAATCATGTGTGGGCGGCTGCAATTTCAGTGGGATGATGACGGTTCATTGCATTTGGAACAACCCGATAGAAGTCTGATGAAATTGCGTGAAGAGGTTCTTGAACTAGTTTCTTCGCACTCGAGTTTCTCACAGATTCGTTTGCTCGAAAGAAGTGCGTTCTTGAAACGATGTCTTCTTAGCGAAGCCACACATTTTTTGGCTGATGCGGGTTACCGGTTTTTTCAGGGCCTGGACACAACTCGTACCGCTTCTGTTATTGCGCGTGGTGCTATATGTTTGCAGGAGTTGGTGAAGTTGCTTGAGGAAGATTCGAATGAAAGCATTTAA